A window of the Brassica napus cultivar Da-Ae chromosome C5, Da-Ae, whole genome shotgun sequence genome harbors these coding sequences:
- the LOC125587865 gene encoding polyribonucleotide nucleotidyltransferase 1, chloroplastic-like: protein MLTSPSNALHSSTPHFFPIRRSKLCRSRNFHSGGGKPCSLSLLSARRFSVRALVRPDVVSEDGGGDSGALSFPNHISVKIPFGNREILVETGLMGRQASSSVTVTDGETIVCTSVCVADVPSEPSDFLPLYVHYQERFSAVGRTSGGFFKREGKTKDHEVLICRLIDRPLRPTMPKGFYNETQILSWVLSYDGLHAPDALAVTSAGIAVALSEVPNAKAIAGVRVGLIGGEFIVNPTVKEMEESQLDLFLAGTDTAILTIEGYSNFLPEEMLLQAVKVGQDAVQATCTAIEALAKKHGKAKMVDAIRLPPPDLYKHVKELAGEELSKALQIKGKIARRKAISSLEEKVLTVMTEKGYVVDEVAFGTTEAQPELLEDEDEDEEVVPEGEVDQGDVHIRPIPRKPIPLLFSEVDVKLVFKEVSSKLLRRRIVEGGKRSDGRTPDGIRPIDSRCGLLPRAHGSSLFTRGETQALAVVTLGDKQMAQRIDNLEGSDEYKRFYLQYTFPPSSVGEVGRIGAPSRREIGHGTLAERALETILPSDDDFPYTIRVESTILESNGSSSMASVCGGCLALQDAGVPVKCSVAGIAMGMVWDTEEFGRDGSPLILSDITGAEDASGDMDFKVAGNEDGVTAFQMDIKVGGITLQIMEKALIQAKAGRRHILAEMAKCSPPPTLSLSKYAPLIHIMKVHPSKVYSLIGSGGKKVKSIIEESGVEAIDMQDDGIVKIMANNVASLERAKAIISGLTMVPVLGDIYRNCEIKSMAPYGAFVEIAPGREGLCHVSELSAEWLAKPEDAYKIGDRIDVKLIEVNEKGQLRLSERALLPGSETGKESQKPPPTGDSTKDKGSPRKYVNTSSKDRGASKVASGDELVSKKKDVRRSSAGDMPMKSNSSSNEEDRGSLVNGEATIS from the exons ATGCTGACGAGTCCAAGCAACGCCCTTCACAGTAGTACTCCACACTTCTTCCCTATTCGCCGGAGCAAGCTCTGCCGTTCCCGGAATTTCCACTCCGGCGGAGGAAAACCCTGCtcgctctctctcctctccgcgAGGAGATTCAGCGTGAGAGCTCTAGTTAGACCAGATGTTGTCTCCGAGGACGGTGGTGGTGACTCTGGAGCTCTGTCTTTTCCTAACCACATTTCTGTCAAAATCCCTTTCGGAAACAGAGAG ATTTTAGTTGAGACTGGTCTGATGGGGAGACAAGCAAGCTCTTCTGTTACTGTGACAGATGGAGAAACT ATTGTCTGCACATCAGTTTGTGTAGCTGATGTCCCTAGTGAGCCATCAGATTTTCTTCCTCTTTATGTTCACTATCAGGAACGCTTCTCAGCTGTTGGTCGAACTAG TGGTGGATTTTTTAAGAGAGAAGGGAAAACCAAAGATCACGAG GTTCTGATTTGTAGGTTGATTGATAGACCTCTACGCCCCACTATGCCCAAAGGTTTCTACAACGAAACTCAGATACTATCCTGG GTTTTGAGCTACGATGGGTTACATGCACCTGATGCTTTGGCTGTTACATCTGCTGGAATAGCTGT AGCTCTTTCAGAAGTACCGAACGCAAAGGCAATTGCAGGAGTTAGAGTTGGTCTTATTGGGGGCGAGTTTATCGTCAATCCAAccgtgaaggagatggaagaATCACAGCTAGATTTGTTTCTAGCTGGAACAGATACTGCAATTTTAACCATAGAG GGATATAGTAATTTTCTTCCTGAGGAAATGCTGCTCCAAGCTGTTAAAGTTGGACag GATGCTGTACAAGCTACATGCACTGCTATTGAAGCTTTGGCAAAGAAACATGGAAAGGCCAAAATGGTTGACGCTATAAGATTACCACCTCCTGACCTATACAAGCATGTGAAA GAACTTGCTGGTGAGGAATTGAGCAAAGCGCTACAGATTAAGGGCAAAATAGCGAGAAGGAAAGCAATATCATCCCTGGAAGAAAAGGTCTTGACAGTAATGACTGAGAAGGGATACGTCGTTGATGAGGTAGCGTTTGGAACCACAGAAGCACAACCGGAGTTATTGGAGGATGAAGACGAGGATGAGGAAGTTGTTCCTGAAGGTGAGGTGGACCAAGGTGATGTTCACATAAGGCCCATCCCTAGGAAACCTATTCCTTTG CTATTTTCAGAAGTAGATGTGAAGCTGGTTTTCAAAGAAGTATCGTCAAAGCTCCTGCGTAGGAGAATTGTTGAG GGAGGTAAAAGAAGTGATGGTCGAACTCCGGATGGGATTCGGCCAATTGACTCTAGATGTGGCCTGCTTCCAAGGGCACATGGCAGCTCTCTTTTCACACGTGGTGAAACACAG GCACTGGCAGTTGTTACTCTTGGTGATAAACAAATGGCGCAGAGAATTGACAACCTTGAGGGTTCTGATGAATACAAGAGGTTTTATCTTCAG TACACTTTTCCTCCATCGTCTGTTGGTGAAGTTGGAAGAATTGGAGCACCCAGTAGAAGAGAAATAGGTCATGGGACACTAGCAGAGCGAGCATTGGAGACTATATTACCAAGTGATGATGACTTTCCTTACACAATACGTGTTGAGAGTACAATACTTGAAAGCAATGGTTCTTCAAG CATGGCATCTGTTTGTGGCGGCTGCTTGGCTTTGCAAGATGCTGGAGTTCCAGTAAAATGCTCTGTTGCTGGCATAGCAATGGGAATGGTTTGGGATACAGAAGAATTTGGCCGTGATGGATCTCCTCTTATCCTTTCTGACATCACTGGAGCTGAAGATGCATCCGGTGATATGGACTTTAAG GTTGCTGGGAACGAAGATGGTGTTACTGCGTTTCAAATGGACATAAAG GTAGGAGGAATCACGTTACAGATAATGGAAAAGGCTCTGATACAGGCAAAAGCTGGGCGTCGCCATATTCTCG CTGAAATGGCAAAGTGCTCACCGCCTCCTACGTTGAGTCTCTCAAAATACGCCCCGTTGATACATATCATGAAG GTCCATCCAAGCAAAGTGTACTCCCTCATTGGTTCTGGTGGGAAGAAAGTAAAGAGTATCATTGAAGAATCCGGAGTTGAAGCCATTGATATGCAAGATGATGGAATT gtgaaAATTATGGCAAACAATGTGGCGAGTCTGGAGAGGGCCAAAGCCATTATCAGTGGATTGACAATGGTTCCAGTTCTTGGCGATATCTACAG GAACTGTGAAATCAAATCAATGGCTCCATATGGTGCCTTTGTAGAGATTGCGCCTGGGAGAGAAGGACTTTGCCATGTCAGTGAGCTGAGTGCTGAATGGCTTGCTAAACCTGAGGAT GCCTATAAAATAGGAGACCGCATTGATGTCAAACTAATAGAG GTGAATGAAAAAGGCCAGCTTCGGCTTAGTGAACGAGCTTTACTTCCGGGATCTGAGACAGGCAAAGAAAGTCAGAAACCACCTCCGACGGGTGATTCTACCAAGGACAAGGGTTCACCAAGGAAATATGTAAATACTTCATCTAAGGACCGTGGAGCATCAAAAGTTGCATCTGGGGATGAACTAGTCTCGAAGAAGAAAGATGTCAGGAGATCATCCGCTGGTGACATGCCAATGAAAAGCAATAGCAGTAGCAACGAAGAAGATAGAGGCAGCTTAGTCAATGGTGAAGCTACAATCAGCTAG